TACAGTTCCGGATTCATCAAGCGTTTTCGCGATCCGAATTCCTTGTTCACGATCCGAACAGCCTTCTCCGCAGATCCGAAGGAAATCAGAATAAGGTATCCAGCTATTCTGCACCTCTCTGAGCCTTGATTTCACCATATCTAATTGCGCCGCCCTCAGTAACTTCTTCGCGTCCTCCACCGTCAAACCCTCCTTCTCCGATTCCCTCGCCTGCCGAGATCCATCTAAATACTTGGTTTCCGGAGGTATCTGACCGTCCAAGTTGATTCTATCCTTTAAGATGTCAAACGACCTGAGTTTTTCCACCAGGTTCTCCCCGATTTGGAATCCCCGGAGATCCGACGAGATAGGCATCTGGAAAATGGCTCTCTTGTGGAACAACCGCCCGAATATGCCATTATCTCCTGGATCAGGAGCAATGTTGGTTTTGCCCGGGTTTTGAGGGATTCGGGTCTGGACGGGCGGAGAGGAAATGCGACAGTTCTCCAGGGATTGATTTGATATTTTCGAGATTCTGAAGAGGCGCATAGCTAGGGTTTTCTTGAACGCCATTGCTGAGCAAGAGAAAGCTCTAGAAATAGAAAAATAGAATTTTGGATTTCCAATAGTTC
This sequence is a window from Hevea brasiliensis isolate MT/VB/25A 57/8 chromosome 10, ASM3005281v1, whole genome shotgun sequence. Protein-coding genes within it:
- the LOC110670000 gene encoding calcium uniporter protein 2, mitochondrial, which encodes MAFKKTLAMRLFRISKISNQSLENCRISSPPVQTRIPQNPGKTNIAPDPGDNGIFGRLFHKRAIFQMPISSDLRGFQIGENLVEKLRSFDILKDRINLDGQIPPETKYLDGSRQARESEKEGLTVEDAKKLLRAAQLDMVKSRLREVQNSWIPYSDFLRICGEGCSDREQGIRIAKTLDESGTVIILGNIVFLKPEQVVKAIGGLIPLPATSPNDPRRKELEHMEKQKVAIDKKADALVRRELWCGLGYFIVQTAAFMRLTFWELSWDVMEPICFYVTSLYCMAGYAFFLRTSKDPSFEGFYQSRFNVKQKKLMKLHNFDAARYNELRKICYPCLSSTGQTPPTISSLDEVCYSN